Sequence from the Malaciobacter pacificus genome:
GAGGATGTGTATCAAAGCCACCATTTGGATGAATTATATCATCATTTAATACTCTTAGAACTCCAAAATTTATATTATCAGGGTTTCTATATTCGGCAAAACTAAAGTGAAATCTACTCTCTAACCATCCAAGATTTGATGTTCCCATATTCTCTTTTGAAAGTTTTTTTATCATCTTTAATCCTTAAAAATATAACTTTGCATACTTAATGTTTTATTTAGTATTTCATTATTAATAGCATCTGCAATTTTATTGTTGCTATTCCCAATTGCAATATAAATAGGTAAAAAATGTTCAAGGCTTGGATGCATATATCTAAAGTTTTCTATATTCTGAATATTTAATATCTCTTTCATATTCCCTTTTTTTAATATTTCAGTAATTTTTTCCTCAAATTCTTTTACATCTTGACTTGGTTTATGATGTGCATCAAATGATACGGTGTGTAAATTATGAGTTAATGAACCACTTGTAATTATCATCGCTTCATTTTTTAAAACTTTTAATTTTTCACCAATATTTATCAACTCTTCTACTGAATAATCTAAAGGAAGAGATAATTGAATAACAGGTATATCAAGTTTTTCATACATCATGTATAAAATTGTCCAAACTCCATGGTCAAATGTTACTCTTTTTTCATCTATTTTTACATCAAAATCTTTTAGGGCTTCTAAAACATCTTTTGTATAATTAATGTCACTAGATAGTGGATATTTAACTCTATATAGTTCAGGTTCAAACCCCATAAAATCATATAAAAGATCATTAGCAAGAGGATTTATTATTTTTAATCCTCTTGAACACCAATGTGCTGAAACCATCACTATGTATTTTGGTTTATCTAAGTTATTTACTAGATTCCTAAGATTAGTTCTTGTATTAACTTTTTTTAAAATGGTATTAGGAGCACCATGTGATACAAATAGTGATGGAAACATAATTTATTTAGCCTTAATACCTTCGATTTCAACAATTAGTTTTACATCAGAACCAACAGCAACTCCACCAGCTTCTAATATAGAGTTATACTCAATTCCATAATCCATTCTATTAACAGTTCCAGTTAATGTTAAACCAGTTCTTGTATTTCCCCATGGATCTTTTATTGTAGCCCCTGCTGTTTCTAAATCTAAAATTACATCTTTAGTAACACCTCTCATAGTTAACTTACCATAAGCTTTGTCGCTTTTGATTTGTGATAATTCGAACTTAATTTCTGGATATTTATCAGCTGCAAAAAAGTCAGATGCTCTTAAGTGATTATCTCTTTTTTCGTTATCTGTATCAATTGAAGCTACTTTTACAACTCCATTTAATGATTTTAAAGTATTTGTTGCTTCATCATATTCAAATGAACCACTAAATTCATTGAATTTTCCTGTTACATTTGAAACCATCATATGCTTAACTTTAAATCCAACATTCGAGTGACTTTTATCAACATTGTATGTTCCTGCAAATAATGCACTTGCACTTAATAGTGACACTAAACCTAATTTTACTAATTTCATTTCTCTTCCTTTTAATTTGATTTATACAATTTATTTACTAACTCATATAAAGTATCTAACTCTTCATCACTTAGTGATTCACACATTTTAGTAAGATTTTCAGCATGCTGCGGAAATACTGCTTCTATGATATCTATACCTTTTTTTGTAATAGTTTGTATTGTAGACCTACTATCATTTGGGTCTTTTATTGATGTGATATAACCATCTCTTTTTAGATTTCTTACAACAACTGTTATGTTACCTGGGGTACTCATAGTTAATTTTGTAATTGCTCCAATATTTAAATCGCCTCTATGATAAAGAACTTCTAATACTTTAAATTGATTAAATGTAAGGTTATTTTTTGATAAGTAGTTTAAAGTTTTACTAGAAATTTTAGTATGTGCTTTTTCTAATCGCACAACTGTTTTCATAGCTTTATCTGTTCTTTTCCCGTAAGATTTTAAACTTGTTTTTATCATAAATACTCCTTGTGATGAAATAATACTACTAATTAGTAATAAAAGTCAAGGCTAAGTAAGTATAAAAATTATACTAGTTAGTATTATATTGCTTAATAGTCCCATGAAATAGTGCTTTAAAAAATTTGAAAATTTCTTTTTCATATAAAAAATTTAGATAAAAAAATTACTTAACCAAGTAATAAACTATAATTAGATAAAATATCCCGTTTTGCTATAAAGAAAGAATTGTAAGGATACAAATATGTTATTAACTCCAGGTCCTACTCCTGTTCCAGAATTTGTTAGAAAGGCGATGGCTGATATAACAATCCATCATAGAACTCCAGAATTTGAAGCAATTTTTGCACAAACTAGAGAACTTTTATTTGAATTATATGGTATGGATGAAGTTGTTATGCTAGCTTCTAGTGGTTCGGGTGCTATGGAAGCTTGTGTTACAAATTTAACAAAGAAAAAAGCTTTAACTGTAAATGCAGGTAAGTTTGGTGAAAGATTTGGAAAAATTTGTAAAGCATTTAATATAGATTATACTGAAATTAAAAATGAATGGAATACTCCTGTAAGCGTTGAACAAGTTTTAGATATTATAAAAAATGACTCAGATATTGATTCAATTTATATCCAAATTTGTGAAAGTGCTGGAGGATTAAGACACCCAGTTGAACAAATTACTGCTGAAGTAAAAAAAATAAATAAAGACATCACAATTGTTGCAGATGGAATTACTGCAATTGGTGTTGAAAAAATTGATACTACAAATTTAGATGCAGTTATTACAGGAAGTCAAAAAGCATTAATGTTACCACCAGGTTTAGCAATGGTTGGTTTATCAAATGCAGCAGTTGAAAAAATTGAAAATAACCAAAAAGGTTTTTACTTTAATTTAGCAACTGAAATAAAAAAACAAAGAACAAATACAACAGCATGGACTGCTGCTACTACTTTAATCATTGGATTAAAAGAGATTTTAGCACATATCAAAAATGAAATTGGTTTTGAAAATTTATATGAAAAAACAGCATTAAGAGCAAAAGCTACACAAGAAGCTTTAAAGGCTATTGGATGTGAGATTTATCCAAAAGCTCCAGCTAATGCTATGACAACAATTTATACAGAGCATGCACCACAAGTTAGAAAAATATTAAAGACAAAATATAATGTAAACATTGCTGGTGGTCAAGACCATATTAAAACATTAATTTTTAGAATTAATCACATGGGATTAGTTGAAGATTATGAAGCTGCATGGGCTGTAAATGCAATTGAACTAGCATATGATGAATTAGGTTTAAGAACATTTGATGGAACTGCAAACAGAGTTTTTGCAGACGTAATGTTTAAAGGATAAGGGTTTTGATTTTTGAACACGAAATTCCAAAAGGAAGTCGATTATATTTTGGTGCGTCTGCTAAGGCTAAAAGAGTTTTAGAAAATCAAGTTTGTGATATTTTAGATAATGCAGGTTTTGAAGAAATTTTAACTCCAAATTTTTCATATTCACAGCACCAAGCTATTGGAAATGATAGAAAACTTATTAAGTTTTCTGATGAAAATAATGAGCAAGTATCATTAAGAGCAGATTCTACACTTGATGTGGTTAGAATTATTACAAAAAGATTAGGAAGAACAACTGCTCATAAAAAATGGTTTTACGTACAACCAATATTTACATATCCTTCAAAAGAAGAGTATCAAATAGGATGTGAATGGATTGGGCATAATGATATTTCAGATATCATGAATTTAACAGCAGAAATTTTAAATGCTTTAAAAATTAATCCAATTTTACAAATATCAAATATCAATATCCCTAAACTAGTTGCTAGTGAATTAAATATTGATATTGATTTATTAAAAAATGGTGAGATAGCAGCACTATTTGAATTAAATTGTGATTGGTTAAATAAATTAATTAAAGTAAAAGATATAGAAAGTTTAAAACAAGCGATTCAATTTGTACCACAAAGTATAAAAACTGAATTAGAAAAACTTTTAGATAGAGCACAAAAAGTAAATTATTCAAATACTATTATTGCTCCATTATATTATGGTTCATTAAAATATTATGATGGTATTTACTATAGAGTTATTCACAATAACTCAACACTTTGCAAAGGTGGAATGTATTCAAGTGAGGGAATGAGTTCACTTGGTTTTGCACTTTATACAGATAACTTATTAAAAATATTAGAGGAAGACAGATGAGCGCAGATGTTATAGTTGGAATTCAATGGGGAGATGAAGGTAAAGGTAAGATAGTTGATATGCTTGCTCAAGAGTATGATATGGTATGTAGAAGTCAAGGTGGACATAATGCAGGTCATACAATTTGGGTTGATGGTGTTAAGTATGCTTTACATTTAGTTCCTTCAGGAGTTTTAAATCCTAAAGCTATAAATGTAATTGGAAATGGAGTTGTTTTATCTCCTGAATCAATTATCAAAGAAATGAGCCAATTTGAAAATTTAGAAGGAAGATTATTTATCTCTGATAAAGCTCATTTAAACTTACCTTATCATGCATTAATTGATCAAGCAAAAGAGAGATTAAAAGGTGATAAGGCTATTGGTACTACTGGAAAAGGAATTGGACCAGCTTATTCTGATAAAATTAATAGAATTGGACACAGAGTAGGTGAGTTATTAAATCCAGCAAAATTAACTGATGCAATTTTAGAGTATTTTGAACAAAACAGAGCTATCTTTGATGTTTTACAAATTGAAACTCCAAATAAAGATGCACTTTTAGAAGAGTTAGCTGGTTATACAAAAACTTTAGCACCATTTATTACAAATACTACAAATATGGTTTGGAAAGCACTTGATGAGAATAAAAAAGTATTACTTGAAGGTGCTCAAGGAACTATGCTTGATATTGACCATGGTACTTATCCATATGTTACATCTTCTTCAACAGTTAGTGCTGGTGCTTGTACTGGACTTGGATTAAATCCAAAAGATATTGGAATAGTTACTGGTATTACTAAAGCATACTGTACTAGAGTAGGTAATGGTCCTTTCCCAACTGAAGACTTTGGAAAAGATGGTGATACTATGGCAGATGTTGGAAAAGAGTTTGGAACAACAACTGGTAGAAAAAGAAGATGTGGTTGGTTTGATGCAGTTGCAGTAAAACACGCAGGAAGACTTAATGGTTGTGACCAATTAGCATTAATGAAATTAGATGTTTTAGATGGTTTTGAAAAAATTAAAATTTGTGTTGCGTATGAAACGGAATCTGGTGAAAAAATTGATTATGTACCATCAAGTTTAGAGAATTTAAAAGCTGTTTATGAAGAAATTGATGGATGGGATAGTGTAGTTGGAATTAGAAATTATGATGACCTTCCAGTTAATGCAAAAAAATATATAGAAAAAATTGAAGAGGTTACATCTGTAAAAGTTGGAATAGTTTCAACTTCTCCAGAAAGAGATGACACAATTATAAGGGGATAAGTAATGAGATTAAAATTACACCACACGCCATATATCTCAAGAAGAATTACAAGAGATTTAGTTAATTGTGACTATGTTGAGATGAGGAAAGAAAAAAGTTCAATCTCTGCTGAAATTGAGAAGATTTTAGATGAAGATATTGAAAAAGAGTTTGCACTTGATGAAAAAGTACATGAGATTTTAGATGCACAAGAAGAAGAGATAGAGTTTTTAAATGCAGATAGAAGACAACTTTTTTGGATGACTAAAAAAAGATTGGCTAATGATTTTGGAATCATTTTGAATAATGAAGATAGATTTTCTGATATTGCACATAAAATAATGGATTTCTTATGGGAAGAAGATTTTATTCATTATACTTGTTCAGATAATAAAGTTAAAAATGTTATTTTTGCTTCAATTGATGAGTTTATGAAAGGCTTTGAAAAAGCCGATTCAGAAGTTTTAGAGAAGTTAAAAAATTACAAAAGAAAGTTAATACCAGGAACTGAGGACTATGATTTAGTTTATCATAGATTATATGAAGAGGAATTAATAAAAAGAGGGTTAATTTAATATGCAAAAAGTATGGATATATTTAGAAAATGGAACATTTTTAGAGGCAAAATCTTTTGGTGCAACTGGAACATCAGTTGGAGAAATAGTTTTTAATACTTCTTTAACAGGTTACCAAGAAATTATTTCTGATCCATCATATGCTGGACAATTTGTAACTTTTACAATGCCTGAGATTGGAAATGTTGGTGTAAATGAAGATGATATGGAAAGTACTAAATGTCACTGTAAGGGTGTGTTAGTAAGAAACTATCACGCGCAATACTCTAATTATAGATCTCAAGGTGATTTAGATACATTATTAAAAGAGCATGGGGTTTTAGGTATTACTGAGATTGATACAAGATTTTTAACTAAAATGATTAGAGATGAGGGTGCAATGATGATGATTGCATCAACTGAAATTTCTTGCAAAGATGAGTTAGCTAAAAAATTATCTGAGTCTCCAAGGATTGAAGATATTAACTATATTGAGCAAGTATCAACTAAAGAGTCTTATGTTCATAAGTCTGGTGCTTGGAATCACGAAATTAAAGCATATAATAAAGCAGTAATGAGTGATAAAAAAGTAGTAGTTATTGACTTTGGTGTTAAGAGAAATATCTTAAATGAACTAGTTCAATCAGGACTTGAAGTTGAAGTAGTACCATCTACTTTTAAAGCAGAAGATTTAATTGCTAGATTTGAAGCAAAAGAAATTGGTGGTATCTTCTTATCAAATGGACCTGGTGATCCATTAACTTTAACAGAAGAGAAGAAAGAAGTTCAAAAATTAATAGATAAAGACATACCAATGTTTGCTATTTGTTTAGGACACCAAATGTTATCTATTGCACATGGGTATGACACATTTAAATTACCATTTGGGCAACATGGTGGAAACCACCCTGTAGCAAATCCTGAGAGTAAGATTGTTGAAATTACTGCACAAAATCACAACTACAATGTTCCAGATACAATTGTTGAGATTGCAGAAATTACACATAAAAACTTATTTGATAACACAATAGAAGGTGTTAAATATAAAAATAAAGAGATTTTCTCAGTACAACATCACCCTGAAGCATCTCCTGGGCCACATGAATCTAAATATATATTTAAGAAATTTGCAGAAATCGTAAAATAAAAAATAAAAAAAAGGGGAAGAAGTTTAACCTCTTCCCCTTTTTTATTTAGTAGATTTTATTAAATAAAATTTGAAATTAGTTGATAAGTTCCAGCTGCTGCAACACCACCTGCGATACCTGCAACTAAATCATCACCCATAACTCCCCATCCGCCTTCTACTTTTTCATCAATTTTTCCAATAATAGATGGTTTCCAAATATCAAAAAGTCTAAAGTAAATAAAAGCAAGACCAGACATGATTAAGAAATTTTCACTATTAATTCCACAAATTGCTAATGCTATCCACATACCAGCAAGTTCATCAATTACTATTTCTTTACTATCATGCTCACCAACTTCCTTTTCATAAATATTGATTTGTTTTACTGCAATTACAGTAATCAATAAAGCTAATAAAAAAAGAGTTGAAGGGTGTAAGTATTGAATTAAAAACATACCTAAAAGTAATGATACAAATGAACCAACTGTTCCAGGTGCTTTGGGACTAAGTCCACTAAATCCAACGGTTAAAAAAAATTTTCTAAAATTCATTATTTCTTCTTCTCTATACCAAGTTTTTTTCTTTTTTCCCAAAGTGATTTTCTAGAAATTCCTAACTTTTTAGATAGTTCAGTGTCAGGATATTTATTTTGGTATGATAAAACCATAAGTTTTACATAGTCATTTATAGTCATAATATTTGAGTTTGTCATTAATTGATTTTCATCATTGAATTCCACTTTTCTATATGGAAACTCATCCTCTTTTTCCAGTGTAGAAATAACAACATTTTTTTGGTCAATTAATTTATATAGGTTCTCTTTTGCATTTTTTTTTAATGTATGAAAATCTGTAAGATATATTATAGTTTTTGTATTAACTAAATTAAAAGTTTTTTGCCAGTTTGCATTAGATAGAGAAATAAATTTTATTGGCATATCTAATCTTCTAGATAGATCAAAAACTAATTTATCTGAGCATTTTTGTGAATTAGATTCAATTAAAGTTGGGAAAGATGGAGGAAGGATTGTGTCATTTGTATCAATATCATTCATGATAAAATCTACATATTCTCTAAGTGTACTTAACTCTCTTCTTAAACTTCTACACTCTTTATAGTGATATATTTTTCTAACTAATTCATCCATAATAAATGGTTTCATTATATAATCTTTAGCACCTTCATTAATTGGGTTCGTTACTGTTTCATCTGAAATATAAGAGACTAACAATAAAATTATTGAAGTAGGACTATATCTTTTTATAATACTATTAACTAAAGCAGAAGGAAGTGATGTTGATAGCAGTATAGTATCATAATCTTTCGTTAGATTATCGATATTAGGTGATTCAATATAATCACAACTATGTCCGTCATCAAGTAGTCTAGATACCACTTTTTGAGCTAAGTAAATTTCATTTTCAATAATTAATATATTCATCTTATTTTCCAATTATAATATTTCAATGTTGCTATGCTTTGAACTGCAACACCTTCACTTCTTCCAATGAAGCCCATTTTTTCTCCAGTTGTTGCTTTGATATTAATAAATTGCTTTTTAATACCTATTAGTTCACTAAGTTTTGACTTTATCTCATCTTTATGTGGATTGATTTTTGGTTTTTGAGCTAATATAGTTAAATCAATATTAACTATTTCATATCCAACATTGTACACAAAAGTTAAAATCTCTTTTAACAAAAGTTTTGAGTCAGCACCTTTATATTTGTCATCAGTATCTGGGAAAAACTCTCCAATATCTCCAGCCCCACAAGCTCCTAAAATAGCATCAATTACAGAATGAATTAAAACATCGCCATCACTGTGTGCTTTAAAACCATACTCACATGGGATTTCAACTCCACCTAAATACATTTTTTTATCATTAGTAAATTGATGGATATCTATGCCAGTTCCTGTGAAAAAATTATTAGATGGTCCATTTAAGCAAAAAATATCATTTAGTTCTTCGCCAAATGTTAATTTTTTACTTTCAATACTTCCTTTAATATATTCAATAGTTCCTCCATAAGCTTTAATAGCAGAGCTATCATCTGTGTACTCAATATCAGTATTTAATGCATTTTTTAATGTTTGAGTATGTGAAAGTTGAGGAGTTTGTATTAATTTTACTTCGTCTCTATTAATTGTATCTTCTCCATAAACTACAGTATCTGATACTTTTAAAATAGGAACTATACAAGAGGCTTTTTCTTTTGAAGCAATTAGATTGATAATTACATCTTTAGGTACGCAAGACCTAGCAACATCAGTAACCATAATATGTTCACTTGATACTTTTTGTAATGCATTTTTAATAGATTCTTGTCTTGTTTGTCCTCCATGAACAAACTGAAAGTCATCACTAAAATTTTTCATATAATTTAACTCGTTTTTATGAGAAACAATTATAACTTTATCAAAATTTGCATATGAAGATAATCTATTCGCAACATTTAACCATAAGGGCTCATCTTTAATTCTAAGCCATTGCTTCTTTGTTTTATGTTCAAAGCGTGTTGAATTTCCAGCACAAAGAACTACAAGTGTAACATTTAGCAACAAAACTCCTCTTGTGTAAAAAAGTTACAAATTATATAGTAGCTACACTTATTATAAAGTTAAGAGTTTTGAGAAATTACTTCTTTAATAACATCAATAGAGTTTAAAAGATGTTCTATATCAAAA
This genomic interval carries:
- a CDS encoding DODA-type extradiol aromatic ring-opening family dioxygenase encodes the protein MFPSLFVSHGAPNTILKKVNTRTNLRNLVNNLDKPKYIVMVSAHWCSRGLKIINPLANDLLYDFMGFEPELYRVKYPLSSDINYTKDVLEALKDFDVKIDEKRVTFDHGVWTILYMMYEKLDIPVIQLSLPLDYSVEELINIGEKLKVLKNEAMIITSGSLTHNLHTVSFDAHHKPSQDVKEFEEKITEILKKGNMKEILNIQNIENFRYMHPSLEHFLPIYIAIGNSNNKIADAINNEILNKTLSMQSYIFKD
- a CDS encoding YceI family protein, with translation MKLVKLGLVSLLSASALFAGTYNVDKSHSNVGFKVKHMMVSNVTGKFNEFSGSFEYDEATNTLKSLNGVVKVASIDTDNEKRDNHLRASDFFAADKYPEIKFELSQIKSDKAYGKLTMRGVTKDVILDLETAGATIKDPWGNTRTGLTLTGTVNRMDYGIEYNSILEAGGVAVGSDVKLIVEIEGIKAK
- a CDS encoding MarR family winged helix-turn-helix transcriptional regulator, with translation MIKTSLKSYGKRTDKAMKTVVRLEKAHTKISSKTLNYLSKNNLTFNQFKVLEVLYHRGDLNIGAITKLTMSTPGNITVVVRNLKRDGYITSIKDPNDSRSTIQTITKKGIDIIEAVFPQHAENLTKMCESLSDEELDTLYELVNKLYKSN
- a CDS encoding pyridoxal-phosphate-dependent aminotransferase family protein, translating into MLLTPGPTPVPEFVRKAMADITIHHRTPEFEAIFAQTRELLFELYGMDEVVMLASSGSGAMEACVTNLTKKKALTVNAGKFGERFGKICKAFNIDYTEIKNEWNTPVSVEQVLDIIKNDSDIDSIYIQICESAGGLRHPVEQITAEVKKINKDITIVADGITAIGVEKIDTTNLDAVITGSQKALMLPPGLAMVGLSNAAVEKIENNQKGFYFNLATEIKKQRTNTTAWTAATTLIIGLKEILAHIKNEIGFENLYEKTALRAKATQEALKAIGCEIYPKAPANAMTTIYTEHAPQVRKILKTKYNVNIAGGQDHIKTLIFRINHMGLVEDYEAAWAVNAIELAYDELGLRTFDGTANRVFADVMFKG
- a CDS encoding ATP phosphoribosyltransferase regulatory subunit, whose product is MIFEHEIPKGSRLYFGASAKAKRVLENQVCDILDNAGFEEILTPNFSYSQHQAIGNDRKLIKFSDENNEQVSLRADSTLDVVRIITKRLGRTTAHKKWFYVQPIFTYPSKEEYQIGCEWIGHNDISDIMNLTAEILNALKINPILQISNINIPKLVASELNIDIDLLKNGEIAALFELNCDWLNKLIKVKDIESLKQAIQFVPQSIKTELEKLLDRAQKVNYSNTIIAPLYYGSLKYYDGIYYRVIHNNSTLCKGGMYSSEGMSSLGFALYTDNLLKILEEDR
- a CDS encoding adenylosuccinate synthase, yielding MSADVIVGIQWGDEGKGKIVDMLAQEYDMVCRSQGGHNAGHTIWVDGVKYALHLVPSGVLNPKAINVIGNGVVLSPESIIKEMSQFENLEGRLFISDKAHLNLPYHALIDQAKERLKGDKAIGTTGKGIGPAYSDKINRIGHRVGELLNPAKLTDAILEYFEQNRAIFDVLQIETPNKDALLEELAGYTKTLAPFITNTTNMVWKALDENKKVLLEGAQGTMLDIDHGTYPYVTSSSTVSAGACTGLGLNPKDIGIVTGITKAYCTRVGNGPFPTEDFGKDGDTMADVGKEFGTTTGRKRRCGWFDAVAVKHAGRLNGCDQLALMKLDVLDGFEKIKICVAYETESGEKIDYVPSSLENLKAVYEEIDGWDSVVGIRNYDDLPVNAKKYIEKIEEVTSVKVGIVSTSPERDDTIIRG
- a CDS encoding DUF507 family protein, yielding MRLKLHHTPYISRRITRDLVNCDYVEMRKEKSSISAEIEKILDEDIEKEFALDEKVHEILDAQEEEIEFLNADRRQLFWMTKKRLANDFGIILNNEDRFSDIAHKIMDFLWEEDFIHYTCSDNKVKNVIFASIDEFMKGFEKADSEVLEKLKNYKRKLIPGTEDYDLVYHRLYEEELIKRGLI
- the carA gene encoding glutamine-hydrolyzing carbamoyl-phosphate synthase small subunit; the encoded protein is MQKVWIYLENGTFLEAKSFGATGTSVGEIVFNTSLTGYQEIISDPSYAGQFVTFTMPEIGNVGVNEDDMESTKCHCKGVLVRNYHAQYSNYRSQGDLDTLLKEHGVLGITEIDTRFLTKMIRDEGAMMMIASTEISCKDELAKKLSESPRIEDINYIEQVSTKESYVHKSGAWNHEIKAYNKAVMSDKKVVVIDFGVKRNILNELVQSGLEVEVVPSTFKAEDLIARFEAKEIGGIFLSNGPGDPLTLTEEKKEVQKLIDKDIPMFAICLGHQMLSIAHGYDTFKLPFGQHGGNHPVANPESKIVEITAQNHNYNVPDTIVEIAEITHKNLFDNTIEGVKYKNKEIFSVQHHPEASPGPHESKYIFKKFAEIVK
- a CDS encoding phosphatidylglycerophosphatase A, which produces MNFRKFFLTVGFSGLSPKAPGTVGSFVSLLLGMFLIQYLHPSTLFLLALLITVIAVKQINIYEKEVGEHDSKEIVIDELAGMWIALAICGINSENFLIMSGLAFIYFRLFDIWKPSIIGKIDEKVEGGWGVMGDDLVAGIAGGVAAAGTYQLISNFI
- a CDS encoding DNA-binding response regulator, which translates into the protein MNILIIENEIYLAQKVVSRLLDDGHSCDYIESPNIDNLTKDYDTILLSTSLPSALVNSIIKRYSPTSIILLLVSYISDETVTNPINEGAKDYIMKPFIMDELVRKIYHYKECRSLRRELSTLREYVDFIMNDIDTNDTILPPSFPTLIESNSQKCSDKLVFDLSRRLDMPIKFISLSNANWQKTFNLVNTKTIIYLTDFHTLKKNAKENLYKLIDQKNVVISTLEKEDEFPYRKVEFNDENQLMTNSNIMTINDYVKLMVLSYQNKYPDTELSKKLGISRKSLWEKRKKLGIEKKK
- a CDS encoding bifunctional 2-C-methyl-D-erythritol 4-phosphate cytidylyltransferase/2-C-methyl-D-erythritol 2,4-cyclodiphosphate synthase; translation: MLNVTLVVLCAGNSTRFEHKTKKQWLRIKDEPLWLNVANRLSSYANFDKVIIVSHKNELNYMKNFSDDFQFVHGGQTRQESIKNALQKVSSEHIMVTDVARSCVPKDVIINLIASKEKASCIVPILKVSDTVVYGEDTINRDEVKLIQTPQLSHTQTLKNALNTDIEYTDDSSAIKAYGGTIEYIKGSIESKKLTFGEELNDIFCLNGPSNNFFTGTGIDIHQFTNDKKMYLGGVEIPCEYGFKAHSDGDVLIHSVIDAILGACGAGDIGEFFPDTDDKYKGADSKLLLKEILTFVYNVGYEIVNIDLTILAQKPKINPHKDEIKSKLSELIGIKKQFINIKATTGEKMGFIGRSEGVAVQSIATLKYYNWKIR